The proteins below come from a single candidate division WOR-3 bacterium genomic window:
- a CDS encoding polyprenyl synthetase family protein, translated as MKEFDNYKNLVEQELRRIFQKKLQKITPRTLYSAMTYSVLSPGKRLRPILCLMSYKATCKKLQRKIKYSEILPFACGLEFIHTFSLIQDDLPAMDNDDFRRGKPTLHRKYNEAIALLAADALFAYAFELFFTAPVHNDIKINTALVLAETCGPQGLAGGQLLDILNKKNETLSYYSLEQINKKKTASLISSSIKIGAIVANAPAKIIATLEEAGVALGLLFQLTDDIIDKKISPNGKTDRMLQSYAKAASCNFEKLGQHFENFKELIEILSTRTA; from the coding sequence ATGAAGGAATTTGACAACTATAAAAATTTAGTAGAACAAGAACTGCGGAGAATCTTTCAAAAGAAGTTACAAAAAATAACGCCCAGAACTCTATATTCCGCAATGACCTATTCAGTCTTAAGCCCGGGTAAAAGGCTACGACCGATACTGTGTCTAATGAGTTATAAAGCGACATGCAAGAAGCTGCAACGAAAGATTAAATATTCAGAAATTCTACCTTTTGCCTGCGGGTTAGAATTTATTCATACCTTTTCTCTAATTCAGGATGACCTACCCGCTATGGATAACGACGACTTTCGTCGAGGAAAGCCCACTCTTCATCGCAAATATAATGAGGCGATCGCTTTACTTGCAGCTGACGCGCTTTTTGCGTACGCATTTGAACTTTTTTTTACCGCCCCAGTGCACAACGACATTAAAATCAACACTGCTTTAGTGCTTGCTGAAACTTGTGGTCCTCAGGGGCTTGCCGGAGGACAATTACTTGATATCTTAAATAAAAAAAATGAGACATTATCTTATTATTCTTTAGAACAAATTAATAAAAAAAAGACGGCCAGTTTAATCAGTAGCTCAATTAAAATTGGCGCCATTGTAGCTAATGCCCCAGCTAAAATAATTGCAACTTTGGAAGAAGCCGGAGTGGCTCTGGGACTATTGTTCCAATTAACCGACGACATTATTGATAAAAAAATATCCCCTAACGGCAAGACTGATCGAATGCTTCAATCGTATGCTAAAGCCGCTAGTTGTAATTTCGAGAAGCTAGGTCAGCATTTCGAAAACTTTAAAGAATTAATAGAAATATTAAGCACACGCACTGCATGA